Part of the Cloacibacterium caeni genome is shown below.
GTTTCCATTAATGAATAATTGAAAATGAAATTGCCCACAAAAATTTGTGGGCGATTTTATTTTTTGACAAATATCAAAGGAATATTTTTTCAATCGTCGCAACTTTGCATCTGTAAACAAACATTAAAAATGAAAAACTATAAAACATTAATTTTTACAGCAATGATGGGCTTTCCTTTGTCCTTCTCTGCGCAAACTGCTCCTTCATTCAAGGAATTGGTAGACGCAGCGATGAGTAAAGATGCTGCCATAGAACAACAAAACTTAGAGTCTAAAGCAAATGGATTAGACCAACAAAAATTAAAAGACATTTTCTTACCCAAAGTTGAAATTTCAGGAAAAGGAGAATATTTAAATGCTACGGCAAAATTCCTTTCACCAGAAATTGCCATTCCTGCGATTAAACCTATTTTTCCGGGTGCTGTTTTTCCAGAAGGAACTTTTGACAATAATTTTACTTTGTCGGGTTTTGATGCAGCCGCAAAAGTTGAAGCAAAAGCGCTTCTTTATTCTGGCGGAAAAGTAAAATATCTGAAACAGGCTTTGACCGAGAAAAATAATGCCACTCAAGCTTTACAAGTCAAAAATCAAGACGAAGTCATTACTCAAATTTCTAAAGCGTATGATCAGTTTGCACTGGTAGCAGAGTCAAAAAACGTGTTGGATGAAAGCAAAAAACGTCTGGATGCCAATAAAAAAACTGCAGAAAAAGCTCTTGGTTATGGACTAATCACCCCTTACGATTACAAAAAAATAGAATTGGCACAAGCTACTTTGGATTCTAAAATGGTAGAATACGAAGGCAAAAAAGAGTTGCTGATAACGCAATTGCATCTTTTAACAGGAATTGATAAAGGGCGAATTGCCCTGATCAACCCGAATTTAGAAAAAATTGAGTATTTGGTAACCGATGAAACCATCGACAACAGAGCGGAACTGAAAGCTTTAGATTATGGTTTGAAAGCTATTGATGCTAAAATAAAAGCAGAAAAAACGTGGTGGATTCCGAAAGTTCAAGCCATGACTTCGCTTTCCTACATGGGATTTTATAATACCAATCTTTCTTCATCAAAAGAATTAATGCCGGGAACTGGTGCAAAGTTAGATTATGACTTGACCAATCTTAATTTATTGCCGATTTTTCAAGCGGGAATTGGTTTTAAATGGGATGTTTTTGATGGAAATGAAGGAAAACATGAGGTAGAAAAAGCAAAAATTGAAAGAGAGATTTTAGAAAGTAAAAAATCTGATGCCGAAAGAAAATTACAACTCAATTTAGCCAATAATCAAACCAATTATAACATCGCAAATGCGCAAGTAGACTTAAAAGCGACGGCGAAACAAATTGCTAAAAATGCATTGACACAAGCCGAAAAAGAATTCAGATATGGTTTGATTAAAGCGACGCAATTGATTGAAGCGGAAAACGATTTGGAAGTTGCAGAATTAGAATATCAAACTGCTGTGTTTAACCAAAGAAGGGCAGCGATTGAACTGATGAAGTCCACTCAAAATTTAAACTTAGAAAAACTATAAAACGATAAACATTAATCAATTAAATATTTTAATCCAATGAAAAACTATATTGTAATATCTTTATTTTTAGTAACCTTACTTTCTCTCGGAGCTTGTAAAAATGAAACTCCACAAAAATTAACCGAAGGAAAAACCAAAAAAGAAATTGTTTCTTTTGCGCCAAAAGTTACAGGTAGAATTTTAAAAATTTATGTAGAAGAAGGACAAACTGTAAAAGCAGGAGATACGCTCGCAATGTTAGACATTCCAGAAGTTTCTGCGAAAATTGCTCAAGCAAAAGGAGCAACTGCCGCTGCCGCCGCACAAGCACAAATGGCAAAAAATGGAGCAACTGCAGATCAACTTCGTCAGTTACGAGCCAAACAAAAGGGTTTAGCGGAACAATATCAGTACGCTCAAAAATCTTTTAAAAGAGCGCAAAATATGTACAAAGACAGTTTGCTTTCTCCACAAAATTATGATGAGGCTTTCGCAAAATTACAAGGAGCAAAAGCGCAATATGACGCAGTGAATGCAGAATTACATGATGTAGAAATCGGTACAAGATTAGAAAAAATAGAAATGGCAATCGGTCAAGAAAATCAAGCGAGAGGTGTTCTTCAGGAAGCTAATGTTGCCTATTCTGAAAGATATATTATCGCAACCAATGATATGGAAATTGAAACCATTTCTCTAAATGTAGGCGAATTGGCAACTGCAGGTTATGCTTTATTTAATGGCTATATTCCGAATTCGACTTATTTCCGTTTTACCATTCCAGAAAGTAAAATTTCTAAATATCAAAAAGGAATGACCGTGAATATGAAATCTACTTACGGAAATCAAGAGTTTTCAGGAAAAATAGTTTCTATCAAACAATTGACAAAATATGCAGATATTACCACTGCTTTCCCTGATTATCAACCAGAAGATGCGGTTTACGAAATTAAAGTAATACCTACAGATAGAGCAAAAGTGAATAATCTATTGGTGAATTCTAGCGTAACTTTAAAATAATCTTAACTAAAAACCGCAAAAGCTCCAAAAGAAATGTTTGAAAATAAGCAATTCAAAAGTAAAAAAAGTTTTTTTTCTTTTGGAAAACTTTAAAACGGAAAAGCTTTTGTCTCTTTTGTGGTTAAAAAATTAAAATTTAGAAAAAATGAAACAGTTAAGATACCTTTTAAAAAGAGAGTTTCATTTGTTCTTCACGAACAAAACAATGCTTTCTGTATTTTTTATGGCTCCCATATTCTACGCGCTTTTGTTAGGTTTTACCTATGAAAAGGGAAAAGTAACGGATATTCCTGTGATTGTGATTAATCATGACCAAACTCC
Proteins encoded:
- a CDS encoding TolC family protein; translation: MKNYKTLIFTAMMGFPLSFSAQTAPSFKELVDAAMSKDAAIEQQNLESKANGLDQQKLKDIFLPKVEISGKGEYLNATAKFLSPEIAIPAIKPIFPGAVFPEGTFDNNFTLSGFDAAAKVEAKALLYSGGKVKYLKQALTEKNNATQALQVKNQDEVITQISKAYDQFALVAESKNVLDESKKRLDANKKTAEKALGYGLITPYDYKKIELAQATLDSKMVEYEGKKELLITQLHLLTGIDKGRIALINPNLEKIEYLVTDETIDNRAELKALDYGLKAIDAKIKAEKTWWIPKVQAMTSLSYMGFYNTNLSSSKELMPGTGAKLDYDLTNLNLLPIFQAGIGFKWDVFDGNEGKHEVEKAKIEREILESKKSDAERKLQLNLANNQTNYNIANAQVDLKATAKQIAKNALTQAEKEFRYGLIKATQLIEAENDLEVAELEYQTAVFNQRRAAIELMKSTQNLNLEKL
- a CDS encoding HlyD family secretion protein, which gives rise to MKNYIVISLFLVTLLSLGACKNETPQKLTEGKTKKEIVSFAPKVTGRILKIYVEEGQTVKAGDTLAMLDIPEVSAKIAQAKGATAAAAAQAQMAKNGATADQLRQLRAKQKGLAEQYQYAQKSFKRAQNMYKDSLLSPQNYDEAFAKLQGAKAQYDAVNAELHDVEIGTRLEKIEMAIGQENQARGVLQEANVAYSERYIIATNDMEIETISLNVGELATAGYALFNGYIPNSTYFRFTIPESKISKYQKGMTVNMKSTYGNQEFSGKIVSIKQLTKYADITTAFPDYQPEDAVYEIKVIPTDRAKVNNLLVNSSVTLK